ttggttcaCAGGAGTTCATGTTTATGAAGCCATGGCACAATACTTCGCGGGATCGTCCGTTGACGAATAAGTTCAATAGCTTCACCGTACTTCCAAACCAGGAACTCACTAGTTCGTGAAAGTGGTCCTGAGGGATGACGAGCTCAAATTCATTCACAAATTCATGCCATTCTTCAGGAATAGGATGAGTCTCATCCTCAAGTTTCTGATGTTCGGCCGTTCCTTCTAAAACCTGTTCATGCGCATAAATTGGAATCTTTGCGTAGATATCATAGGCTTCACGCAATTCACACCAACGTTTTGTTAGAAGCTTTGTGACAGAAAGTCTACGGACTCCTCGATACTCTTGTTTCCCAGTCTCGGGATCAACCACACGTCTAAGGTGCGCATCTAGATATGGATTCGGCAAATCCTTCGGGAGTGTATATTTCAAGTAACCAGGATTCCCAGGATCTTCCCCGAATATCTTTTGCACGATTGGGAGTTTCTTGTCCAAATAgtctttctttgcatttttAGTCATTGAAGGGGGTTTCGCATAAGAACTCtcagtgaagaagagtagCTTTGAGATCTCGGCTTTCTCCCCTTTGGTCAACACGCCAGCTTCGCTTGAGGTCAGTTCATGAGTGAACACTGGCCCTAGTTTGGTCGAGAGACGGCGGCAAAATAATCTCATTCGATGGATTCTCTTGCTCCCTTAGTTTCAGTATTATGACAACTTTGCTATATTCATGACCTAGAGCTCGCAGGTCTTCTTGAGAGATGCAGTAAACGACGATCTTTCTCTCTGTTAGTCCGTTTGTTTACGACAAAGTTGAATAAGAGCGAGATTCCCCCCCCCTCAATTCACTAGGAACTTACAACGCTCATGCGAGCGAAGGGTCCGGGTCCCATCATGGCAAGCCCACCATTTCCTCCACCTAGAGTAGAAGAATGGGAGACCCGccacttgccatcaaatgctcgCTGCAAGTACTTGAGCACGATGTTTTCCGCTGCGTTAAAATCCCTGTCGAATACCGAGGAGCACTCTACACAACTATATATTTTAAGAGATCctaaatcatctttcaaatgtcCACAACTAGGACAAGTCTTAGAGTTATAATCCTCCTCGACCACAACTGCACTTGTACTATGGAATTGTTCTGCCTTCATCGCTACGCGATCGTTGAAGGAGCAGTGCGCCAGAGTTGCGATGCTGGACCTTGATTATCGGTTCAGTTTGGCGCAGTGGtgaaaattcaatttgGGGATAAAAACATTGTCATAGGATTTGcataagaagaaagctgaTTTCTTGTGCATATCCCTTACAATACGCGAAATCTTTTCGTCGAGACTATGCAGAGCTTTCCGATGgttttgtctcttctttgcctcttCAACTTGGCCAGTTTAGACTGCAGCTTCCGTCGTCGATGCTTCAGTTTTTCGATGCGCACAACTCATTCTTTCCTATCTCGACGACGTTCTGCCCGGAGTCATAACCAGTCAAGAAAGTCCTTACCCCAGgatcaatgaagatgaacttCTCACGCCCTTCCTTCCTGGTGATCTCTTCCCCAACCATGAGAACGATAAGATAGTACTTATTGTGCCTAGTTCTTTTGAGCCTGGAGTCCATTATCAGATGTTCTTGAAGTCTTTCAGCGGAACgcatctttgaagaggaaaacaCGTCGCAACAGAAGGACCTCTTGttatttcaaaatctcttgagaACCGAAAGGCTCTGAGTTCGTGCCTTTCGTGCCTTTCGCgtcttgaacttcaatcTGAAGGGCACTCCGGTACTTTGTAGTGGGCCTTGTTATGGTCGAATTTAGGTTTACTAAATCACGAAGAgcttcatctttcaaagtataGTGGTACTCGTTGGGCCACTGCTCATGGGGCTCCAGTATATTTGTATCATTATTCGTCAGTTTCAGCCGCAATGTTTTAATATTCATTGGCTGCCCATCACGATGCATTTTTAGTGCTCGGTTATACAGGTACCTCTGGGTCCCGAACCACTTTCTCAATGTTTCCTGTTGGGACGCTGTTGGATACAACCTAACATGCCTGGCTCGCAATATCTCCTTCTCGCTGTTGACTTTTGGCGGCAAATCTAGAGAATCGTTAACGAGTGGAGCCTGCTTGTGTTTGACAATCGAGAACCAAGAGTTGGACTCAATATTTTCACCCTCTCTTTTATCCGCCGGCTGAGTCTTGAGGTCAAGGCCCCACTGTTGAGATATCTGAGCAGCCTTCTCATTCCAAAAAGGTTTAGactctttgttctttaatgttttccttttctttgattgacTTTGATCTGTGTCGCTCATGATTACTCTGATTTGCTCAGTAGAGAATCGATTAATGTGAGCAGCTCGAACTTCTTGGGAATCGTTCCTCTTTTTATACTTTTCAGATCCAGATCGAGTTAGCCGCCGAACACGAAACTCGTCTGAGTCCATGACTATTAAAAGCAGAGTACAAACTTCACATCATAGTAATGTTAGTAGTTTCAAGTGTTTCATACAACTGCTACTTAAACTGCAGCTACTTTGGAAGTTTCAAGGTAATCAATCACTTTTTAAATGTGTAGCATTCCTGAAACCATTTACAACTTTGGTGAAAACCATGTGTCGTAATTTTCTGCCCAATGCTCGCCTGCCTGGTCTGTTTAGATACGGTGTGCTTGTTTCAGTGAACTTACAGCTGATCGATAAAATTATACAGTCTCGTCATTACGATATTTATTTATAGAGCGAAATAAAAGGTTTACATCACGATGAGAGCTTACCTTATGGAGATCGCCTCTGTTCGTTCATGGAGCTGAAATAAATATTATTTTTTAAAATGTCTTTTTATAAAATTCCTCTATAGATCGAATATTATAGTTAAAATTGAATGGGTATTATTTTTGAGCTCCTAATAAAAATGATGgcttttgaaaatgctATTCTaagtcttcttgatcttgtccGTGTCACCTGGTTTTTGCTGGAAGATAGTGGTATCCTTTTCGTGTCTATCTTTTCTTGGTCCGTTGaaccatttcttgaaatctaGCACCGATTTCAACGACCAAACCTTAACTCTCATGATGTAGTAGCAGATACACATGGcgaagaggttgaagatTATGTATGCCCACATAAACCCGAAGTTTCTCCATCTTTGCTTCCACTTGACGTTGAATTGTGCGACGACCTCGTCTTGCACCGAGAAAGGACAGTAGCGACAGTCGGAGGTGGCGTCATAGTTGGTTAGGTAACCGGGGTTGTTGCTCATGTAGGTGCTCAAGTATTCTCCACAGGTCTGGCCCTCAGGAGGGTCCATCTTGGTGAATTCATGTTCGTTACAGATAACTGGCTTACCATGGACTAGTGGACCAACAAGTGCTTGGACAACGTAAGTGAATGGCGAGACGTTGTACATGAATCTTCTCCAGAAACCAGGCATCTTTTGTTTGGGTTGCAGGATACCACAGAACAACAACATGGCTGCGAACAGGTTGGAGTTGATCATCGAAGCAGAAGGAACATCTGGGGACATGTATAGAATCCACAAACCGTAAGAGCAGAAATAAGCTGGGAAGATTAGCAcgtagaagaagaagaagaaaccggCATGTGAAGCTCTACCGCTGTATTGGGCAGGCCAGTAGTAGCAAATGTAACACATGAACTGACAAATGGTAGACCACATAGTTTCGACCATGTAATGACTCAACAACAAAGCACTCCAGTGGAATGTGTTTGAAGCAGCTTCTCTCACTTCGTACAGTTCTCTACTTGCATAAGCGAAAAcatgcaattgattgatcATAGCCAGGGAAATCAGCAAAATCATGAAAATGGAGGAGAAAGCTTGTTGGGCACCAGCAATCGAGTGGTTGACACCAACATAAGAAAGACCGACGAAAAGAGCACATGACACACATTCTAAGAACTTACCTCTGATGTAGATTGGAGATCTCCAGAATTGCAGAGCGGTTCTTCTCAACAGGGCCTTCATTTGAGCTGCATAAGAAGCAGCAAATCTAGTTGCAAGTTCCGGATCATCTGAGGTGGGTCTACTTGGAAGAACTCtatgaagttcttcaacttcttcccTTGCGGCAGCACATTCAGGAGAACTCTTCCATAGTTCATGCCAGTCGGCATCAACACTGGCAGTTGCACCAGCACCGATACAGTTTAACATGTATTCAGCAGGATTCTCAGATTTATCACATTTAACACCAGATTGACGCTCGAAGTAGTTTAGCAAAGTATTAGAGTTTTCACCGATATCACCAAAGTAAACCATCTTACCAcccttcttcaataacaGTAGtctatcaaattgttcGAATAAAGTAGCGGAAGGTTGATGAATGGTACACAAGATGGACTGACCGGAATCTGCTAAAGCTCTCATGAATTGGACAATGGACCAAGCGGATTGAGAATCTAAACCAGAAGTAGGTTCATCCAAAAACAACAATAGAGATGGTTTTGCAACCAGTTCAACACCAATAgacaatttctttctttgctcGACATTCAAACCTCTACCGGTCTTACCGACCAATGCTTCAGCATAGTTTTGCATACCCAATAAAGTAATGATTTTCTCGACGTATTCGTACTTTTCTTCCAATGGAGTAGAAGCAGGTTGTCTTAACTCGGCAGCAAATCTCAAGGATTCACGGACAGAAAGTTCGGCCATATGGTTATCAGCTTGTGCAACATAACCACaagatctgttgaaagaggcAGGCAATGGTTTAGCATTGACAAGCATATCACCTGTGATAACACCCATATTGATTCTTTGAGCAAGAACGTTCAACAAAGTAGTCTTACCAGCACCAGATTCACCCATTAAAGCAGTCATTTTACCAGGTTTCACGTATCCAAAAACATCACTCAATAATTGTCTGGTTGCACCATCGTAAGGAATAGTGTAGTCCAGGTGGTTCCAAGTGAAAACATCTTTACTGGCAATaaccttttgcaaatcgACACCTGGACCGTTCAAAGCTTCCATCATTTCTTGTCTGGTAGCAGTTCTGGCCTCGGCAGATTCGGTACCGAAAGAAGGCATATGACCTCTCTTGTATAGCAGTAAATCACCACCACCTTccaatggtttcaaaaattcagatAGCACGACGTTTAAGACAATATAACCAAATGTCCAAACGACATTAATACCCCAATCTCTCCAAGCATGTTTGTAGGCAAAATGGTATTGGTTCTTGATGTAAGCATCACCGCTAACATACAAGTGTCCCTTTATAGCACCAGCTGCGTCACAAATTTGGTTAGCGACGGAAACGTTTTCATAACCAGGACCACTTGGCACCATATTACTACATAACATCTCTCTTCCGTGAAATTCAGTGGACATTAAACTTTCAAACCCATAGGTCAATGGGTTTAGATAGTGAAACCATCTAATCCAATGATGCATTTGTCCAATGGGCAAGACGAAACCAGTATAAGTACAAAGCATCAGAACATAAAGACCACCAACAGCATGGGCAGTTTCACCATCCTTTGTAAGTGTAGCGAcaaacttgaagatgaaagaagtACATTGTTGGACTGTGAACAGGTAAAGCATGTATTGGAAGAAAGCACCGGCGGTAAATTTCAAGTATGGAATCCAGTAGGAGACCAAAGACAAAACGACAATTGCGATCAATTTAGTTGGAACTTCGGTGAAAATTTCTTGCAATGATTCAGCAGAGATGTGGTACATGGAGTAAGATTTCTGTTTGACAATAATTGGTCTAGTTGCAAAAGAGTTGGCAATTTCGGCCAAAGAAGTAACAGCAGCGAAAAGTAAGACGTAGAACAATAGACCACCACGAGAGTAAGCACCTTCTGTAGTGGACTGACTCTTGGGATCAATTCTGTGAAACATGGAACCAACAACCAAACCTTtaatcaagaaagaagacAAATAAACCTTTGTATACGTCGAATCACCTTTAACTCTTTGGAAACCACGCATCATACAGTACCAGACTTGAGTCCAGTAGTTGACAACAAATTGGGACTTAGCACGTTGACCAACTTGTAATCTTTGCTTCTTGGCAACTTCTA
This DNA window, taken from Torulaspora delbrueckii CBS 1146 chromosome 2, complete genome, encodes the following:
- the PDR12 gene encoding ATP-binding cassette multidrug transporter PDR12 (similar to Saccharomyces cerevisiae PDR12 (YPL058C); ancestral locus Anc_8.517); amino-acid sequence: MERAMSSKEHEDKDSSPNDGNNSYAESVQSFEAHNAEDPEQMGATSQLSRHISQMLSNEDGVERLASMARVLSTKTKKEMDKFEVDTLDFDLRALLNYLRSHQLSQGIEPGDSGVAFKNLTAVGVDASAAFGPSVEEMLRNLVTAPAHMSRLFGKKDDVPLRNIIQNCSGVVESGEMLFVVGRPGAGCSTLLKCVSGETSELVEVNGEFSYDGLEQHEMMSNYKGYVIYCPELDFHFPKITVKETIDFALKCKTPRVRVDQMTRQEYVDNVRDMWCTVFGLRHTYATKVGNDFVRGVSGGERKRVSLVEAQAMGASIYSWDNATRGLDASTALEFAQAIRTATNMMNNSAVVAIYQAGENIYELFDKATVLYNGKQIYFGRADQAVGYFQRMGWIKPNRMTSAEFLTSVTVDYENRTLDIAPGYEDKVPKSGSEFEEYWLNSEEYQEVLRSYDDYQARHPAAETRDRLEVAKKQRLQVGQRAKSQFVVNYWTQVWYCMMRGFQRVKGDSTYTKVYLSSFLIKGLVVGSMFHRIDPKSQSTTEGAYSRGGLLFYVLLFAAVTSLAEIANSFATRPIIVKQKSYSMYHISAESLQEIFTEVPTKLIAIVVLSLVSYWIPYLKFTAGAFFQYMLYLFTVQQCTSFIFKFVATLTKDGETAHAVGGLYVLMLCTYTGFVLPIGQMHHWIRWFHYLNPLTYGFESLMSTEFHGREMLCSNMVPSGPGYENVSVANQICDAAGAIKGHLYVSGDAYIKNQYHFAYKHAWRDWGINVVWTFGYIVLNVVLSEFLKPLEGGGDLLLYKRGHMPSFGTESAEARTATRQEMMEALNGPGVDLQKVIASKDVFTWNHLDYTIPYDGATRQLLSDVFGYVKPGKMTALMGESGAGKTTLLNVLAQRINMGVITGDMLVNAKPLPASFNRSCGYVAQADNHMAELSVRESLRFAAELRQPASTPLEEKYEYVEKIITLLGMQNYAEALVGKTGRGLNVEQRKKLSIGVELVAKPSLLLFLDEPTSGLDSQSAWSIVQFMRALADSGQSILCTIHQPSATLFEQFDRLLLLKKGGKMVYFGDIGENSNTLLNYFERQSGVKCDKSENPAEYMLNCIGAGATASVDADWHELWKSSPECAAAREEVEELHRVLPSRPTSDDPELATRFAASYAAQMKALLRRTALQFWRSPIYIRGKFLECVSCALFVGLSYVGVNHSIAGAQQAFSSIFMILLISLAMINQLHVFAYASRELYEVREAASNTFHWSALLLSHYMVETMWSTICQFMCYICYYWPAQYSGRASHAGFFFFFYVLIFPAYFCSYGLWILYMSPDVPSASMINSNLFAAMLLFCGILQPKQKMPGFWRRFMYNVSPFTYVVQALVGPLVHGKPVICNEHEFTKMDPPEGQTCGEYLSTYMSNNPGYLTNYDATSDCRYCPFSVQDEVVAQFNVKWKQRWRNFGFMWAYIIFNLFAMCICYYIMRVKVWSLKSVLDFKKWFNGPRKDRHEKDTTIFQQKPGDTDKIKKT
- the TDEL0B01200 gene encoding helix-turn-helix domain-containing protein; the encoded protein is MDSDEFRVRRLTRSGSEKYKKRNDSQEVRAAHINRFSTEQIRVIMSDTDQSQSKKRKTLKNKESKPFWNEKAAQISQQWGLDLKTQPADKREGENIESNSWFSIVKHKQAPLVNDSLDLPPKVNSEKEILRARHVRLYPTASQQETLRKWFGTQRYLYNRALKMHRDGQPMNIKTLRLKLTNNDTNILEPHEQWPNEYHYTLKDEALRDLVNLNSTITRPTTKYRSALQIEVQDAKGTKGTNSEPFGSQEILK